A single region of the Verrucomicrobiia bacterium genome encodes:
- a CDS encoding UDP-glucuronic acid decarboxylase family protein, producing MTSPSSVPVSVVTGGAGFLGSHLSDRLLAEGHRVIAIDNLITGNTDNIAHLAGNPKFQFIRHDVTQFIDVPGAVDNIFHLASPASPIDYLQLPIQTLTVGSLGTHNALGLARAKGAKFLMASTSECYGDPLEHPQSESYWGNVNPIGPRSVYDEAKRFSEAMTMAYYRYHKVDTHIVRIFNTYGPRMRLKDGRVVPAFVGQALRGEPLTVFGEGQQTRSFCYCSDLIDGIYRLSRCDFHEPVNIGNPTEFTILDFAKLIIKLTGSKSKIIHEPLPIDDPKQRRPNIARAKELLGWEPKIDLEAGLRQAIEYFRNKV from the coding sequence ATGACATCCCCTTCATCTGTTCCTGTGTCCGTTGTCACCGGCGGTGCCGGCTTCCTCGGCTCGCATCTTTCTGACCGCCTCCTTGCCGAAGGCCATCGCGTCATCGCCATCGACAACCTCATCACGGGCAACACGGACAATATCGCCCATCTCGCCGGCAATCCGAAGTTCCAATTCATTCGTCACGATGTAACTCAATTCATCGATGTTCCCGGTGCGGTGGACAACATTTTCCACCTCGCCTCGCCGGCCAGCCCGATCGATTATCTCCAGCTTCCGATCCAAACGCTCACGGTAGGTTCGCTCGGTACGCACAACGCGCTCGGCCTCGCCAGGGCCAAAGGCGCGAAGTTCCTCATGGCTTCCACGTCCGAATGCTACGGCGACCCGTTGGAGCACCCGCAGTCCGAGTCCTACTGGGGCAACGTCAATCCCATCGGCCCGCGCAGCGTTTACGACGAAGCCAAGCGCTTCAGCGAAGCCATGACGATGGCCTATTACCGCTATCACAAGGTCGATACCCACATCGTTCGCATCTTCAATACCTACGGACCACGTATGCGCCTCAAGGATGGTCGCGTCGTCCCCGCCTTCGTCGGCCAGGCCCTGCGTGGTGAACCGCTCACGGTCTTCGGCGAAGGCCAACAGACCCGCAGCTTCTGCTACTGCAGCGACCTCATCGACGGCATCTACCGTCTCTCGCGCTGCGACTTCCACGAACCGGTCAATATCGGCAACCCGACCGAGTTCACCATCCTCGACTTCGCGAAGCTCATCATCAAACTCACGGGCAGCAAGAGTAAGATCATCCACGAACCCCTCCCCATCGACGACCCCAAACAACGCCGCCCCAACATCGCCCGCGCCAAAGAATTGCTCGGCTGGGAACCGAAGATTGACCTGGAAGCCGGCCTCCGTCAGGCCATCGAATATTTCCGCAACAAGGTGTGA
- a CDS encoding response regulator transcription factor, with protein MKILVVEDDLLLRDGLVDLLKGAGHTVDMVSDGLAATKRGMDPELDLVLLDVMLPKLDGIEVCHRLRKARPDLPILMLTAKGAEEDKVRGLKTGADDYVTKPFGARELLARIAALGRRAKSAPAEPEIIAIDGCRIDLGHCEARRDGRIISLTAREVGILRWLHRHKARAISRSELLEQVWGADAKMETRTVDVTIANLRHKIERDHSDPKIVSSVKGIGYAWGRR; from the coding sequence ATGAAAATACTCGTCGTGGAAGATGACTTGCTGTTACGGGACGGGCTGGTCGACCTGCTCAAGGGGGCGGGCCACACAGTTGATATGGTGTCCGATGGCCTGGCGGCGACCAAGCGCGGCATGGATCCCGAACTCGACCTTGTCCTGCTCGACGTCATGTTGCCCAAGCTTGACGGCATCGAGGTCTGCCACCGGCTCCGCAAAGCCCGCCCCGACCTGCCGATTCTCATGCTAACGGCCAAGGGCGCCGAGGAGGACAAAGTACGCGGCCTAAAAACCGGCGCGGATGATTACGTGACCAAGCCATTTGGCGCGCGCGAACTTCTCGCCCGCATTGCCGCGCTCGGACGCCGTGCGAAATCCGCGCCCGCGGAACCAGAAATCATTGCGATCGACGGCTGCCGCATTGATCTTGGGCATTGCGAAGCTCGTCGCGATGGCAGGATTATTTCGCTCACCGCGCGCGAGGTTGGCATTTTGCGCTGGCTGCATCGCCACAAGGCGCGGGCGATTTCGCGCAGCGAATTGCTCGAACAGGTCTGGGGCGCGGACGCGAAAATGGAAACGCGCACCGTTGACGTGACCATTGCCAACCTCCGCCACAAAATTGAGCGCGACCATTCCGACCCGAAGATCGTTTCTTCCGTCAAAGGAATTGGTTATGCGTGGGGCCGACGATGA
- a CDS encoding response regulator — protein sequence MPLTVNETGQVETTKVNGSNTAQALAADGTRLRVLAIDDNEEFRTLIAELLEPFGFEVHAVGNPVKALESFTQEKDKFHLVLLDYYMPQLDGAKTFEWLKKLNPDVKVIIVSGAEELRLRQILAQHQIDGYIRKPFRIQEALHIIRHVMSKPAGKPGVN from the coding sequence ATGCCGCTAACAGTCAACGAAACGGGACAGGTGGAAACGACCAAAGTCAACGGTAGCAACACGGCCCAGGCGCTCGCGGCGGACGGTACACGTCTCCGCGTGCTGGCGATCGACGACAATGAGGAGTTCCGCACCCTTATCGCGGAATTGCTGGAGCCCTTCGGTTTCGAGGTGCATGCGGTCGGCAATCCCGTCAAGGCCCTCGAAAGCTTCACCCAGGAGAAGGACAAATTTCATCTGGTGTTGCTGGACTACTACATGCCGCAGCTTGACGGCGCCAAGACTTTCGAGTGGCTGAAGAAGCTCAACCCGGACGTGAAGGTCATCATCGTCTCGGGTGCCGAGGAACTGCGGTTGCGCCAGATTCTAGCCCAGCATCAGATCGACGGCTACATCCGCAAACCGTTCCGCATCCAGGAAGCCCTGCATATCATCCGCCACGTGATGAGCAAGCCAGCGGGAAAGCCCGGCGTCAACTAA
- a CDS encoding macro domain-containing protein: MVKLHLVMKTIGKATLELAQGDITALNVDAIVNAANKYLAHGGGVASAIVCKGGLSIQAESAALVARHGPLATGEAVITTGGKLPAKFVIHTVGPVWSEHGPAEADNLLRKAVRSSLVLAEENKVKSIAFPAISTGIYGFPIERAAPLMLREAADYLGGQTKLERVLFCLYDDASYQVFDSAFAAL, encoded by the coding sequence ATGGTAAAGTTGCATCTGGTGATGAAAACCATTGGCAAGGCGACGCTGGAACTGGCGCAGGGGGATATTACCGCGTTGAACGTAGATGCGATTGTGAACGCCGCGAACAAATATTTGGCACACGGCGGCGGCGTGGCATCGGCCATCGTGTGTAAGGGCGGGTTATCAATCCAGGCCGAGTCAGCCGCGCTGGTGGCCAGGCACGGGCCGTTGGCAACGGGCGAGGCGGTGATTACGACTGGCGGGAAATTGCCGGCAAAGTTCGTTATTCACACTGTCGGACCGGTTTGGAGCGAGCATGGCCCGGCAGAAGCCGACAATTTATTGCGCAAGGCGGTGCGGAGCAGTTTGGTACTCGCCGAAGAGAACAAAGTGAAATCAATCGCTTTCCCGGCGATCAGCACGGGTATCTACGGGTTCCCCATCGAACGCGCCGCGCCGCTGATGTTGCGGGAAGCGGCGGATTACCTGGGCGGGCAAACCAAACTCGAACGCGTGTTGTTCTGTCTCTACGACGACGCGAGCTATCAGGTTTTTGATTCCGCTTTCGCGGCCCTCTGA
- a CDS encoding HAMP domain-containing sensor histidine kinase, with the protein MSFLHSRTTLALVLTIAALVVPCGAWYVLGMREVQRNAAQIEAGPHRLAKDTAAQLAGRLQERLDALLEAESNRPFYHYQSLYHDPKGVSEGASIVPSPLAQGPTDPFIRAYFQIDPTGRVTLPTLPEGDLNAADRLRAAGEHGIQKELQSVAGASACVASLQQAQQSPTKSVPAPPLTLAVSSQQSVPQPSASSFAQSTVSQPRYEVMESDAYEQNAQAAQIYSDLKYGGNLPQRAVPQKDEKPKKVTIAIGGFRWCSMQTSNGQSLVALRDVTTPEGILVQGFVISNEAVAESLKNAALPARFSPNVSSGAYVAAAHLGNAGWYIVVSAAKEFDAALLRVHHSETNFLESFFAGVGAASVAGLCVVVLVWHTERLARQRSQFAASAAHELRTPLAGLRMYSEMLAEGLGDPLRAKDYAHRAAEEAARLGRVVSNVLGFTRLERGALQVRPQSGDLAAFVRDCVERQRPALEAGGVGIEFSVANDLPGVRFDRDALAEILQNLIDNAEKYSRSAEDRSIKVTLDRRHEGCKDKRFAGPGAIVSVCDHGPGIPADMLRRLFRPFARGGRDDAPAGLGLGLALVKALAEAHGGAVSYETGPDGGSVFAVFLPQ; encoded by the coding sequence ATGAGTTTCTTGCACAGCCGCACGACCCTGGCGCTGGTGTTGACGATAGCGGCACTCGTTGTGCCGTGTGGTGCCTGGTACGTCCTCGGTATGCGTGAGGTGCAACGCAATGCGGCGCAGATCGAGGCCGGCCCGCATCGACTTGCGAAAGACACCGCCGCCCAACTCGCGGGTCGTCTGCAAGAGCGTCTCGACGCGCTGCTGGAAGCGGAATCGAATCGCCCTTTTTACCACTACCAGTCCCTCTATCACGATCCGAAAGGCGTGTCCGAAGGCGCGTCCATCGTCCCCTCACCGTTGGCGCAAGGACCGACCGACCCGTTTATCCGCGCTTATTTCCAAATCGACCCCACCGGACGGGTCACGCTTCCCACGTTACCCGAAGGCGACTTGAACGCTGCAGATCGACTGCGGGCCGCTGGGGAACATGGCATTCAAAAAGAGTTGCAGTCGGTCGCGGGCGCTTCCGCCTGCGTGGCGTCCCTCCAACAAGCGCAACAATCCCCGACGAAGTCCGTGCCGGCCCCTCCGTTGACTCTGGCAGTTTCCTCGCAGCAATCCGTGCCACAGCCTTCGGCCTCATCATTCGCCCAGTCAACGGTGTCACAGCCGCGTTACGAAGTGATGGAATCCGACGCGTATGAGCAAAACGCGCAAGCCGCCCAAATCTATTCGGACCTTAAATACGGTGGCAACCTTCCCCAGAGAGCGGTGCCACAAAAGGATGAAAAACCGAAGAAGGTCACTATCGCCATCGGCGGGTTCCGGTGGTGCTCGATGCAAACCTCCAATGGCCAAAGCCTCGTTGCTTTGCGCGACGTCACCACACCCGAAGGCATCCTCGTACAGGGTTTTGTCATTTCCAATGAAGCTGTTGCCGAATCTCTCAAGAACGCCGCGCTGCCGGCCCGTTTCTCCCCCAATGTGAGCTCGGGAGCCTACGTGGCGGCCGCCCATCTTGGGAACGCCGGCTGGTACATCGTCGTCAGCGCGGCGAAGGAATTCGATGCCGCCCTTCTGCGGGTGCATCATTCGGAGACCAACTTTCTGGAGTCTTTCTTCGCCGGCGTCGGGGCCGCAAGTGTTGCGGGCCTGTGTGTGGTGGTGCTGGTGTGGCATACGGAACGGCTTGCCCGCCAGCGTTCGCAGTTCGCGGCGTCCGCCGCGCACGAACTCCGCACACCGCTCGCCGGGCTTCGCATGTACAGTGAGATGTTGGCCGAGGGATTGGGCGACCCGTTGCGTGCGAAAGACTACGCCCACCGTGCGGCCGAAGAAGCCGCGCGGCTGGGCCGTGTCGTTTCCAACGTGCTTGGCTTTACCCGTCTTGAGCGCGGCGCGCTGCAGGTGCGTCCCCAGTCCGGCGACCTCGCGGCTTTCGTGCGGGACTGTGTTGAACGCCAGCGCCCCGCGCTGGAGGCCGGCGGCGTTGGTATCGAATTCTCGGTTGCCAATGATCTACCCGGGGTAAGATTCGACCGTGACGCTCTTGCGGAGATTCTCCAGAACCTTATTGATAACGCTGAAAAATACAGCCGTTCAGCCGAGGACCGGAGTATTAAAGTTACGCTGGACCGCCGACACGAAGGGTGCAAAGACAAGCGATTCGCCGGGCCGGGAGCCATTGTTTCTGTTTGCGACCATGGTCCCGGCATTCCGGCGGACATGCTGCGACGGCTCTTTCGTCCCTTTGCGCGCGGTGGTCGCGACGACGCGCCGGCGGGACTCGGCCTTGGCCTGGCGCTGGTGAAAGCCCTGGCGGAGGCCCACGGGGGTGCGGTTAGCTACGAAACTGGGCCTGACGGAGGCAGTGTTTTCGCGGTTTTCCTCCCGCAATAG
- a CDS encoding SDR family oxidoreductase, whose amino-acid sequence MSAHFHDKIVIVTGASSGIGLETALRFARAGARVVLAARTQTRLQEVVDAHPDLRDRLRVVPADVTKDEDVQRLVATTIAEFGRVDILVNNAGIGMRAPVAESPLDDTRCLMEVNFYGPLRCIQTVLPHMRQRGSGQIVNVGSILSLVVAPRNGIYCASKFALLAVSDALRMELHGTGIEVISVLPAYTETPFFENMYRYGNAARISPFPGQHPAKVARAILRGCARHKRQVVLTLSSRVAIWLKRFSPRLLDFIIRQTGQRAAKAESKT is encoded by the coding sequence ATGAGCGCGCATTTTCATGACAAAATCGTCATCGTCACTGGTGCCTCCAGTGGCATCGGTTTGGAAACCGCCCTCCGCTTTGCCAGGGCCGGTGCCCGCGTTGTCCTCGCCGCGCGCACCCAGACAAGATTGCAAGAGGTCGTGGACGCGCATCCCGATTTGCGCGATCGCCTGCGAGTCGTTCCCGCCGACGTGACGAAGGACGAGGACGTACAGCGGCTTGTTGCCACCACCATCGCGGAATTCGGCCGCGTGGACATTTTGGTCAACAATGCCGGGATCGGCATGCGCGCCCCTGTCGCCGAATCACCGCTGGACGACACGCGTTGCCTGATGGAAGTGAATTTTTACGGTCCGCTTCGCTGCATCCAGACTGTCCTCCCACACATGCGGCAACGGGGATCTGGCCAAATCGTCAATGTGGGCAGCATCCTGAGTCTCGTGGTGGCACCGCGTAACGGCATTTATTGCGCGAGCAAATTTGCCCTGTTGGCGGTGAGCGACGCGTTGCGCATGGAGTTGCACGGCACGGGAATCGAAGTCATCTCCGTTTTGCCAGCCTACACAGAGACGCCGTTTTTCGAAAACATGTACCGCTACGGCAACGCGGCCCGCATAAGCCCATTCCCGGGCCAGCACCCCGCCAAAGTCGCCCGCGCGATCCTGCGCGGTTGCGCGCGGCACAAACGCCAGGTGGTGTTGACGCTGTCCTCACGCGTTGCCATCTGGTTGAAGCGGTTCTCCCCGCGCCTCCTCGACTTTATCATCCGCCAAACAGGTCAGAGGGCCGCGAAAGCGGAATCAAAAACCTGA
- the tmk gene encoding dTMP kinase, producing the protein MAKKGTFITFEGGEGCGKSTHIDRLVTRLRQDGCQVLVTREPGGTDVGEQIRHILQYSKQSAAMVPETELMLFCASRAQLVREVIEPALNDGRVVICDRFFDSTTVYQGVGRKIAPSAVSAINKFAIGANLPDLTLVIDLDPRIGLERARGRELFDRMENQSLEFYDRVRQGYLELAKRDAHRVKVIDGGRSIEVIEKQIWDLVKSVL; encoded by the coding sequence ATGGCCAAAAAAGGTACATTCATCACTTTTGAGGGGGGCGAAGGCTGCGGAAAATCCACGCACATCGACCGTTTGGTGACTCGGCTGCGGCAAGACGGTTGTCAGGTCCTGGTCACCCGCGAGCCGGGTGGAACGGATGTGGGCGAGCAAATTCGCCATATTCTTCAATACAGCAAGCAGTCTGCCGCCATGGTTCCTGAGACCGAACTGATGCTCTTTTGCGCCAGCCGTGCGCAGCTCGTTCGCGAGGTCATCGAACCCGCCTTGAATGACGGCCGCGTCGTTATCTGCGACCGTTTTTTCGACTCGACGACTGTCTATCAGGGCGTCGGGAGGAAGATCGCGCCGTCAGCCGTTTCTGCAATCAACAAGTTTGCAATCGGTGCGAATCTGCCCGACCTCACGCTCGTGATCGACCTCGACCCGCGCATTGGTTTGGAACGGGCCCGCGGCCGCGAGTTGTTCGACCGCATGGAGAACCAGTCGTTGGAATTCTACGATCGTGTCCGGCAGGGCTACCTCGAACTCGCCAAACGCGACGCCCACCGCGTCAAGGTGATTGATGGCGGCCGATCCATCGAAGTAATCGAGAAACAAATTTGGGATTTGGTGAAGAGTGTCCTTTAG
- a CDS encoding response regulator: MDLHPHSLSKLILAIDDEPEILEIIKQCLEMEGFQVLTALGPKEGLKLYETRGTEVGVVLLDYLMPDMTGDLVFECLRQKNPDARVILLTGCEDSVARKMFEAGLRGFIQKPFYIDDLVNRVREELSQD; this comes from the coding sequence ATGGATTTACATCCACACAGCCTTTCGAAGTTGATATTGGCCATTGATGATGAACCGGAAATCCTCGAGATCATCAAACAGTGTCTCGAGATGGAGGGATTTCAGGTCCTTACTGCGCTGGGGCCGAAGGAAGGGCTCAAGCTTTACGAAACACGCGGGACGGAGGTCGGCGTGGTCTTGTTGGACTATCTCATGCCGGATATGACGGGCGACCTGGTTTTCGAATGTCTCCGGCAGAAAAATCCCGACGCGCGGGTCATTTTGCTGACCGGCTGTGAGGATTCCGTGGCCCGCAAAATGTTCGAGGCGGGACTACGCGGCTTCATCCAGAAACCGTTTTATATCGATGACCTCGTGAACCGCGTCCGCGAGGAACTCAGCCAGGATTGA